From Zingiber officinale cultivar Zhangliang chromosome 5B, Zo_v1.1, whole genome shotgun sequence, the proteins below share one genomic window:
- the LOC121984313 gene encoding probable protein phosphatase 2C 39 isoform X1 has protein sequence MGTKISIEESARNNQLCAKNFSFFISEKMEEFVKNTKTASDLSVSFGYQCSTFQISSSEASSEMESSPSSHIQESNMKIRTSSFSCLSGAALSANATLANTNICNGLIGEEILPELDSPQSFKRVSSSASLSRLDLHSSPSPSENGILSAPTRVQSSSFLSAMDVQMAGGAAGEDRVQAVCSEENGWLFCGVYDGFNGRDAADYLAVTLYENIGCNLFLLECSITQKNAVKNIGSKSELSFTIESGNRLESLYSLEEEFSSDSFQLGVLNCLGNSLLQAENDFMYRVEQEMEDRPDLVSVGSCVLTVLLRGMDLYVMNLGDSRAVLATIYAKNEAPQAIQLTENHSLENEAEYKRILSDHPDDPSPIVGGRVKGKLKLTRAFGVGYLKKKHLNEALMGILRVRDLRSPPYVHNHPFTMSHKVSENDLFVVLGSDGLFDFFTNDEVVQLVHQYMQDNPFDDPAKHLIEQLVLRAAQNSGFSVEELMNIPVGRRRKYHDDVTVIVIILGNKQRTSTASTSL, from the exons ATGGGAACAAAGATTTCTATTGAAGAAAGTGCTAGAAACAACCAACTGTGCGCAAAAAACTTCTCATTTTTTATTTCTGAGAAAATGGAAGAAtttgtaaaaaataccaaaactgCAAGTGATCTCAGTGTTAGTTTTGGGTACCAGTGCAGTACCTTTCAGATTAGCTCATCTGAAGCAAGTTCTGAGATGGAATCCTCTCCTAGTTCACATATCCAAGAATCCAACATGAAGATAAGAACCAGTTCTTTCTCCTGTTTGTCTGGTGCCGCACTCAGTGCAAATGCTACCTTGGCAAACACCAACATATGCAATGGTCTCATTGGAGAAGAGATTTTACCAGAACTAGACTCACCACAGTCTTTCAAAAGGGTGTCATCTTCTGCATCTCTCTCAAGACTGGACTTGCATTCATCACCTTCACCATCTGAAAACGGTATCCTCAGTGCTCCCACAAGGGTTCAGTCCTCAAGTTTTCTAAGTGCCATGGATGTGCAAATGGCTGGTGGAGCAGCTGGTGAAGATCGTGTTCAGGCAGTGTGCTCTGAAGAGAATGGATGGCTCTTCTGTGGAGTATATGACGGGTTCAATGGGCGAGATGCGGCTGATTATTTAGCTGTAACCCTTTATGAAAACATAGGCTGCAACTTGTTCTTGTTGGAGTGCAGTATTACTCAAAAAAATGCAGTGAAAAATATTGGCAGTAAGAGTGAGCTGTCCTTTACTATTGAGAGTGGGAACAGATTGGAGTCACTGTACTCTTTGGAGGAAGAGTTCTCATCAGATTCTTTCCAGCTAGGTGTGCTGAATTGCCTTGGTAATTCCTTGCTCCAAGCCGAGAATGATTTTATGTACAGGGTAGAGCAAGAAATGGAAGATAGACCTGACTTAGTTTCAGTCGGTTCTTGTGTCTTAACAGTGCTTCTCCGTGGCATGGACTTATATGTTATGAATCTAGGGGACAGTAGAGCTGTGCTTGCTACAATTTACGCAAAGAATGAAGCACCTCAAGCTATACAGCTAACAGAGAACCACTCACTTGagaatgaggcagaatataaGAGAATTTTATCTGATCATCCTGATGATCCTTCACCAATTGTGGGTGGGAGAGTGaaaggaaaattaaaacttacACGAGCATTTGGTGTTGGTTACTTGAAGAAG AAACATTTGAATGAAGCTCTAATGGGAATTCTTCGTGTTCGTGACCTGCGTAGTCCACCATATGTTCATAATCATCCGTTCACTATGAGTCATAAAGTCTCAGAGAATGACCTGTTTGTTGTTTTGGGCAGTGATGGATTGTTCGACTTCTTCACAAATGATGAAGTTGTGCAACTAGTTCACCAGTATATGCAGGACAATCCATTCGATGACCCAGCAAAACACTTGATCGAGCAGCTTGTGCTACGAGCTGCACAAAATTCTG GTTTTTCTGTTGAGGAACTGATGAACATTCCTGTGGGAAGGAGAAGAAAGTACCACGACGATGTGACTGTCATTGTGATCATCCTTGGGAACAAGCAGCGAACCTCAACCGCATCGACATCGTTGTAG
- the LOC121984313 gene encoding probable protein phosphatase 2C 39 isoform X2 produces the protein MGTKISIEESARNNQLCAKNFSFFISEKMEEFVKNTKTASDLSVSFGYQCSTFQISSSEASSEMESSPSSHIQESNMKIRTSSFSCLSGAALSANATLANTNICNGLIGEEILPELDSPQSFKRVSSSASLSRLDLHSSPSPSENGILSAPTRVQSSSFLSAMDVQMAGGAAGEDRVQAVCSEENGWLFCGVYDGFNGRDAADYLAVTLYENIGCNLFLLECSITQKNAVKNIGSKSELSFTIESGNRLESLYSLEEEFSSDSFQLGVLNCLVLLRGMDLYVMNLGDSRAVLATIYAKNEAPQAIQLTENHSLENEAEYKRILSDHPDDPSPIVGGRVKGKLKLTRAFGVGYLKKKHLNEALMGILRVRDLRSPPYVHNHPFTMSHKVSENDLFVVLGSDGLFDFFTNDEVVQLVHQYMQDNPFDDPAKHLIEQLVLRAAQNSGFSVEELMNIPVGRRRKYHDDVTVIVIILGNKQRTSTASTSL, from the exons ATGGGAACAAAGATTTCTATTGAAGAAAGTGCTAGAAACAACCAACTGTGCGCAAAAAACTTCTCATTTTTTATTTCTGAGAAAATGGAAGAAtttgtaaaaaataccaaaactgCAAGTGATCTCAGTGTTAGTTTTGGGTACCAGTGCAGTACCTTTCAGATTAGCTCATCTGAAGCAAGTTCTGAGATGGAATCCTCTCCTAGTTCACATATCCAAGAATCCAACATGAAGATAAGAACCAGTTCTTTCTCCTGTTTGTCTGGTGCCGCACTCAGTGCAAATGCTACCTTGGCAAACACCAACATATGCAATGGTCTCATTGGAGAAGAGATTTTACCAGAACTAGACTCACCACAGTCTTTCAAAAGGGTGTCATCTTCTGCATCTCTCTCAAGACTGGACTTGCATTCATCACCTTCACCATCTGAAAACGGTATCCTCAGTGCTCCCACAAGGGTTCAGTCCTCAAGTTTTCTAAGTGCCATGGATGTGCAAATGGCTGGTGGAGCAGCTGGTGAAGATCGTGTTCAGGCAGTGTGCTCTGAAGAGAATGGATGGCTCTTCTGTGGAGTATATGACGGGTTCAATGGGCGAGATGCGGCTGATTATTTAGCTGTAACCCTTTATGAAAACATAGGCTGCAACTTGTTCTTGTTGGAGTGCAGTATTACTCAAAAAAATGCAGTGAAAAATATTGGCAGTAAGAGTGAGCTGTCCTTTACTATTGAGAGTGGGAACAGATTGGAGTCACTGTACTCTTTGGAGGAAGAGTTCTCATCAGATTCTTTCCAGCTAGGTGTGCTGAATTGCCTTG TGCTTCTCCGTGGCATGGACTTATATGTTATGAATCTAGGGGACAGTAGAGCTGTGCTTGCTACAATTTACGCAAAGAATGAAGCACCTCAAGCTATACAGCTAACAGAGAACCACTCACTTGagaatgaggcagaatataaGAGAATTTTATCTGATCATCCTGATGATCCTTCACCAATTGTGGGTGGGAGAGTGaaaggaaaattaaaacttacACGAGCATTTGGTGTTGGTTACTTGAAGAAG AAACATTTGAATGAAGCTCTAATGGGAATTCTTCGTGTTCGTGACCTGCGTAGTCCACCATATGTTCATAATCATCCGTTCACTATGAGTCATAAAGTCTCAGAGAATGACCTGTTTGTTGTTTTGGGCAGTGATGGATTGTTCGACTTCTTCACAAATGATGAAGTTGTGCAACTAGTTCACCAGTATATGCAGGACAATCCATTCGATGACCCAGCAAAACACTTGATCGAGCAGCTTGTGCTACGAGCTGCACAAAATTCTG GTTTTTCTGTTGAGGAACTGATGAACATTCCTGTGGGAAGGAGAAGAAAGTACCACGACGATGTGACTGTCATTGTGATCATCCTTGGGAACAAGCAGCGAACCTCAACCGCATCGACATCGTTGTAG